The window ACACCACACCCTCTAATTGATAATTAGTGTGGTAAGGGAACCGCACGAGGAGACTATATCATAattcttttttttcttcatttttaatttatatatatatatatatatatatatatatatatatatatatatatataatattaaaatttatgttttttaattccTTATAAATAAAGTATGATATTGATatattatttatacatatttagttattaaaaaaatgaaagggATGATAGATAGTTAGAGGTGACCATTCCTATAAGTTTGTCTGTTTGTGggataagaaaaaaataatatgAAACTGATGTTAATACAACACTCAAACTTAATAACAAACTTAATAAGATGTAATACAACACTctaggggtgagcgcggtgcggttcggtgcggttattagctaAAACCTCACCattaaccgcaaatgcggttaatccattttcaaaaccgcatgatgcggttatttttgcggtgcggttagacgattatttttgcggtgcggttttgttttttttgtgttgcggttattaaccgcatgaaTTTGGTGtcgttattttgtgtggtttttaaccatGGTTTAGAGCTTAaacggttttaagagttcaaatatattacttgtaataatataaaaaaCCTTAAGGTATAAGAAAATTAACTTAAAttacaaacaactaatatcttaaaaacatcaaaccAATAGTAAgtaacaataaatatcttaaaattgtctaatttcactATTTTTTAACGTTAAACATAAAATACTTTTGTCTTATGGTATTTATCCATCTTTCATCTATGAAAcctgtcttatttttaatatttaatatgttaataattaaaaaaaattatatataatatatacggtgcggtgcggttttttttgcggtttttgaaaatcaataaccgcaccgcaccgcaagtTTGCGGTTTTTGGAAAAaagaaaacctcaccatcggtttttattgcggttgcggttaatcggttgcggtttatgcgttttttgcggttaatttttgttgcggtgcggtttttgctcacccctacaaCACTTAAACTTAATAACAAACTCTATCTATCTATGtaaatatatatttcttttctACAAATATGTCGTCCACAATTTGGTTTCTTGTGCTATGTTTTTTCAAATTTGAACTTTCTTTATTTTCTCTTTTTGAATATTTACTTAATAAAATTTGTATTCTAATTGACAATATATGTTTGAAAATTCATTAAGAATAAATAGATATAAGGAATGAAAGCCGATTGTAGATACAAACAATGAATAAAACTAGTAGCATTAAACATTttgttgtaaaaaaaaaaaatagagtaaattatacgaatggtccctatggtttggggtaatttgcacatttggtccctaacttattttttaactgaTAAAGTCTCtacttgtttttgttacgcgtttggtctctgttgtttgtttttgttacacgtttggtctctgtcttatctaaaaagactgttatttaaatagggaaaaatgctAAGATATGTAAGGTAAGATGATGGGGTGAGATtgtggtgtgtttatttaaataaattaaaaaaatcaagggcaaaataatttttttaggtaagatagggaccaagcacataacaaaaacaaaaaataaggactttccaagttaaaaaaataagtttgggaccaaacgcgtaaattaccataaaccatagagaccattcgtttaatttacttaaaaaaataattcaaattaaaatgTGCATTGCATCTTGTACTTAATTAGACTAACCTTATCATAATGTCATTATAGTTATGTGTATTATTCACCGAACGAGTACCTATTATTAATTATTGGATGAAAGCCAATTGTAGATACAAAGAATGCATAAAATTAGTAGCAATAAACATTTTGttgtaaaaaaaataattcaaattaaaatgTGCATTGCATCTTGTACTTATTAGACTAACCTTGTCATAATTTCATCATAGTTATTGTGTATTATTCACCGAAAGAGTACATATTGTTAATTATTGGATGACTAATCATTAACCATAATTGAAAATATACGACTATTTATATATCTTGTTATATTCTTTGTAAAAGCATCATAAAAAAACATGTAGAAATAGTATACTTACAAATTTAATATAATTTATTGTTTAGCCAAAATAAATACTATTAAACGATGTATAAAAGAAACTTTAAAAGGACGCAAAAACGACtattttttgataaaataatCCATTCAAAAAGTATAACTCGAATTGGGAAAGAAAAAGATAATTGAATAGTCATTATTTATCCCAAAAATCATATACAGAAACACGAAAACTTCTGTCATACGTTTGTACGCTTGTGCGAGCATCATTGGGAttcaaaataaattttatatataaaattaatcacGATTTTTCAAATTAAAGATCTTGAGCCAAACATGTTACCCACTACGAGTTaaattataaaacccatttcagaatcGAATTATTGCATTAAGATTCGAGGTGTACAACATTAAATCTGATTGAAGTTTAGCCGCATTTGTCCATTGATGTCTGTATATTGTACCCTTTTTCAAacaaacacctttcctcttcctTCATTCTCTCCTTCAATCTTGCTGCCTTTTCTCCTCGATGTCTCCTCCCATGGCGTTTCATGTTCTTGCTGCTCTTTAACACCCGATTAAAAGAAAACCGAtacaaaaacaaaaccaaaatcaaaatcaaaatcaaaaacaaaaacaaaaacacataTCTTTTTTGATTTTATCTTTACTATTAGCATAAAGAAGAAAAAAGCTCTCTTTTTTCCGAGATGGGGTTTAAGTATGGGGCCAAACAAACCCATAACTACAAGCTCGGGTCCAGCTCCGGCGGCGTCTCCGCCAGATGGGTTGCAGTCTTCTGCATTGTTAGTTTTTGTTTCGGTGTCATCTTCATTAACAGGTATGTAAACTACACTCTTGTGTTCTTAATTACAGATATGGTGTTCGAGTTTGATGTTTCCCTAGATTCTTGAAGTTTGTTTGTATTCGTATTTCGAAATTTGGATGAATGTTGTGtgcaatttttataaatttttattttaatttcttttatttgaaCTGGACCCAGATGGGGAATGGCGATGGTTTGTTTGTTGTTGATCGAATGTTTCATCTATTTTATTGGTTCGATGTCACTTTCTTGGAAGCttattttatgaaaatgaatCGAATAGAATTATGAATTATGAATTATGCGATTTGGTGTTGTTAAACTGCTTCACTTGGATTTGGGTTTTTCTTAAACcttaaatcaataagcatattcCGAATTGTAAATGCAGTTTCTTTTAAACATGTGGTGAAAAAGGTTTacattaaacataaataaaagaaAGTAGGAAACAAAGGGGATAAAGATGGTGGAATCATAGATTAGAACATGTCCAAGATGgcataagaaaaataaaagattactttttttttttcctatGGCTTAATTGTATTCTAAAGTTACATTACATACAAAGATAAGACTCCATGAAACTTTTAGAGCACATAAAAACCAATTATAGGCATTGAAAGATTGAGCTTATTTAGGCTGTGTTTTGGGCCACTGTTGATAAGCTAccttatttttcgagtttttttaagTTGTCCTGTTTGGCaaaccaaaaagtagcttataagctagctttttaaaaagctatttAGACTAGCGTTTTAGGagctttttttcaaaattttcaaatatacccttaattaattatgtcattttatatccttttaaatgtcattttatgtccTTTTAAATGTCCTTTTATGGCTATGTTTGAAACACATTcttttaaatgtcattttatgtcattttatatattgcagctagttttaccaaacattattttttatcaatatcagctagctttttatttaacaactaGCTTTACAGTCATCAACTAGCTTTTCAGCTGTCAGCTAGTATGCCAAACATAGCCTTACTCTTTTAAACCCGTAGAGCTTATTGTACTAGCTGATAGTTGAAAAAATAACTGCTAGCTTATAAGATAGCTGATAAAAATAGTTATGGTAAAAACTAGATGATAAGCTAGCTGGAATATATAAAACGATATTTAGGTTATGTTTGGCGTACTAGTTAAAAAGCTAGTTGTTATATGAAAAGCTAACtgatagctgaaaaactagctAATAAAATTTGATGTTTGGTAAAACTAAATAAAAGATATTAAATGACGTAAAAGAGCATTCAAAAGaatatgttttctataattaattaaagggcatatttgaaaatttttaaaagagctcctaaaaagctagtctaagtagctttttaaaaaaaactcaaaaaataagcTAACTTATctgtggcgcgccaaacacaaCTTTAGAAGAATATGATTTTTATAGTTAACTATGGATATATTtggaaaaaattttaaaaaaaatcttgaaaAGCTAGTACTAGTAGCtttttataagctactttttggcttgaAAATAATCTTGAGAATTGGTGTGTTCAAATTGGATAAGCTCTTGTTTTAATCATTCTTGAAAACAAAATAAAGCTCAATTGTTTACAAGTGTCATAATtatgtttttcattttattattgTAGGTTTGGAATAAATTCCATTCATATCAAAGTGGATGAGAAACAAAAACAAGTGGATCATGTTATTGAGTGCGATAACGAGGCATGTAATCGATATATTTCctattataacattatacttttgcttcatttacACCTCTAACTCtacaatattttaattttttttacaggaTTCTAAAGatattctctctcaagtttcaCATACGCATGATGTCATCATGTAAAACTTTCTTCTTTCACTTGTTTACATTATATCAAGAAACTACAAATCATCAAATGTCTTAAATTACACAAAACAATCTCATAATTTCTAAAACAATAAAAACTTTCAGGACATTAGATAAAACAATCTCTTCACTAGAAACAGAGCTTGCGTCAGCAAGATCTGCAAAGAGACCCGAATCATCAAATCAACACCAAAAGTATTTCTTTGTGATGGGGATCATGACAGCATTTAGCAGCAGAAAGAGAAGAGAATCCATTAGAGAAACATGGATGCCTCAAggttttaatttcaatttctttttttgATACTTTTCGAATTGTGTTTATTTACTTTTGCGTTCTTCATGTAAAACTTGTTGTTTTTATCGATTCAGGAAAGGATTTACTTCGATTGGAGAAAGAAAAGGGAATTATCATACGATTTGTCATAGGACACAGGTGGGTATTAATTATTAGTAATTAATTTGGTAGATTTTTTAAacaatataataaacaaatcaaaacaatacgttgctatttcttgtgtttgaaaaccctaattttaatatTGTTTGTGATTTAGTGCAACATCGGGAGGGCTTTTGGATGATGCCATTGATATCGAAGACAAACAACATCAAGATTTTCTACGCCTGGTATCTATTCTTCCATTTATTTatcaaatgacaaaaatacccttcaAGACATTTTTCCTAATTAACCATTTTGAACTTGAAGAACCACGTGGAGGGATACCATGAGTTGTCTTCTAAAACTCAAATTTATTTCTCAACTGTTGCTGCAAAGTGGGATGCTGATTTCTACATCAAAGTCGATGATGATGTTCATATCAATCTTGGTTAGCCAAACTTATAATCTATTTAACAAATCTT of the Lactuca sativa cultivar Salinas chromosome 6, Lsat_Salinas_v11, whole genome shotgun sequence genome contains:
- the LOC111890532 gene encoding beta-1,6-galactosyltransferase GALT31A — its product is MGFKYGAKQTHNYKLGSSSGGVSARWVAVFCIVSFCFGVIFINRFGINSIHIKVDEKQKQVDHVIECDNEDSKDILSQVSHTHDVIMTLDKTISSLETELASARSAKRPESSNQHQKYFFVMGIMTAFSSRKRRESIRETWMPQGKDLLRLEKEKGIIIRFVIGHSATSGGLLDDAIDIEDKQHQDFLRLNHVEGYHELSSKTQIYFSTVAAKWDADFYIKVDDDVHINLGMIGSTLLRHRSKPRVYIGCMKSGPVLAQKGVKYHEPEYWKFGEDGNKYFRHATGQIYAISKDLATFISVNRNILHKYANEDVSLGSWFIGLDVEHVDDRSLCCQTPPDCEWKAQAGNMCAASFDWSCSGICKSVERMKDVHQVCGEGDDAIWHTSF